One stretch of Rosistilla oblonga DNA includes these proteins:
- the thpR gene encoding RNA 2',3'-cyclic phosphodiesterase — protein MQKIRSFIAIPLTDEIQNAAGRMVDRLREPATGVKWVDADNLHLTLKFLGDVDNIEVPDVCKALRKCCANVEPFSLSIQGIGGFPDLQRARVVWAGVEDQSSGLCPLAESIDIEMGKLGFKREFRDYTPHLTLGRLKKGSRLGEDFVAAAEKEADTELGTIHVQEVHVFASFMDKHQKGPTYNVMDRVALD, from the coding sequence ATGCAGAAGATTCGATCGTTTATTGCGATACCGCTCACCGATGAAATTCAAAACGCCGCGGGTCGGATGGTCGATCGGCTTCGCGAACCGGCAACCGGCGTAAAGTGGGTCGATGCCGACAATCTGCACCTGACGCTGAAGTTTCTCGGCGACGTCGACAATATCGAAGTCCCCGACGTCTGCAAGGCGTTGCGGAAGTGTTGTGCGAACGTCGAACCCTTCTCGCTCTCGATCCAGGGGATCGGTGGATTCCCCGATCTGCAACGGGCCCGCGTCGTCTGGGCTGGCGTCGAAGATCAATCCTCGGGTCTGTGCCCGTTGGCAGAATCGATCGACATCGAAATGGGCAAGCTGGGCTTTAAGCGGGAGTTCCGCGACTACACCCCTCACCTGACCCTGGGCCGACTGAAAAAAGGAAGTCGTTTAGGGGAGGACTTTGTCGCCGCGGCGGAAAAGGAAGCTGATACCGAACTGGGGACGATTCATGTCCAGGAAGTCCACGTCTTCGCCAGTTTTATGGACAAACACCAGAAAGGGCCGACCTACAACGTGATGGATCGCGTCGCGTTGGACTGA
- a CDS encoding 2Fe-2S iron-sulfur cluster-binding protein produces the protein MPKLTIEGQGEFEVPAGTRLVNALTKIASTDQLHACGGKCRCTTCRVEFIAGEPSKMTEAEQATLSARGIDQQGVRLSCQILCEQDQHIKLISRLEGSGRADQGGACAEAIEPEPQWVEKS, from the coding sequence ATGCCAAAGTTAACTATCGAAGGTCAGGGTGAATTTGAAGTTCCCGCCGGGACACGCTTGGTCAACGCGTTGACCAAGATCGCCAGCACCGATCAATTGCATGCCTGTGGTGGCAAATGCCGCTGCACCACCTGCCGCGTTGAATTTATCGCAGGCGAACCGTCGAAGATGACCGAAGCCGAACAAGCGACGCTGTCGGCTCGCGGCATCGACCAACAGGGGGTTCGATTGAGTTGCCAAATCTTGTGCGAGCAGGATCAACATATCAAGTTGATCAGCCGACTCGAAGGCAGCGGCCGCGCCGACCAAGGCGGTGCATGTGCCGAAGCGATCGAACCCGAACCACAATGGGTCGAGAAGTCGTAA
- the recA gene encoding recombinase RecA: MAKKSAKSSAKAGKIDPGMKAVLAREPGLASTLQQIEKSFGGGAIMPLGAESQLKISGIPTGSLSLDMALGGFGLPRGRIIEVYGPESSGKTTLALHVAAEAQKAGGIAAIIDAEHAFDPGWGKKLGVELDSLLVSQPSSGEEAMQITEMLVKSNSVDVIIIDSVAALVPRAELEGEIGASHVGLQARLMSQSMRKLTGAIAKSKSVVIFINQIREKIGVMFGSPETTPGGRALKFYASCRIDVRRIGALKDGEEQVGQRVKCKIVKNKVAPPFRIAEFDMMHNNGISFEGDILDLGLEHNVLTRSGAWFKYGETYLGQGKEKARNFLIENTETRDEIRDRIMTAGGFAGPVEIGPEDDAANADDLSDVDEEATTNS; encoded by the coding sequence ATGGCCAAGAAATCAGCAAAATCGAGTGCAAAAGCAGGTAAGATCGACCCAGGCATGAAAGCCGTTTTGGCGCGTGAACCGGGTTTGGCCTCCACCTTGCAGCAGATCGAAAAATCGTTTGGCGGTGGGGCGATCATGCCTTTGGGTGCCGAATCACAATTAAAAATCAGCGGGATTCCGACCGGCAGCTTGAGCCTGGACATGGCCTTGGGCGGCTTCGGTCTGCCTCGCGGCCGGATCATCGAAGTCTACGGCCCCGAATCGAGCGGTAAGACGACGCTAGCATTGCACGTCGCCGCCGAAGCACAAAAGGCGGGTGGCATCGCGGCGATCATCGATGCCGAGCACGCTTTTGATCCCGGCTGGGGTAAGAAGCTGGGCGTCGAACTCGATTCGCTGTTGGTCAGCCAACCCAGCAGCGGTGAAGAGGCGATGCAGATCACCGAGATGTTGGTCAAAAGCAACTCGGTCGACGTGATCATCATCGACTCGGTCGCGGCTTTGGTACCACGTGCGGAACTCGAAGGCGAAATCGGAGCGTCGCACGTCGGGCTGCAAGCGCGTCTGATGAGCCAATCGATGCGGAAGCTGACCGGTGCGATCGCGAAGAGCAAATCGGTGGTGATCTTCATCAACCAGATCCGCGAAAAGATCGGCGTGATGTTCGGCAGCCCCGAAACCACACCGGGCGGTCGGGCGTTGAAGTTCTACGCCAGTTGCCGGATCGACGTCCGTCGGATCGGTGCTCTCAAAGATGGCGAAGAACAGGTCGGCCAACGGGTCAAATGCAAGATCGTCAAGAACAAGGTGGCACCGCCGTTCCGGATCGCTGAATTCGATATGATGCATAATAATGGTATCAGTTTCGAAGGCGACATCCTCGACTTGGGACTGGAACACAACGTGCTCACTCGCAGCGGTGCTTGGTTCAAGTATGGCGAAACCTATCTTGGACAAGGCAAGGAGAAGGCGCGTAACTTCCTGATCGAGAACACCGAAACGCGCGACGAGATCCGCGACCGGATCATGACCGCGGGCGGGTTCGCAGGCCCTGTCGAAATCGGTCCCGAGGACGACGCTGCCAATGCGGATGACTTGAGCGATGTCGATGAAGAAGCGACGACCAACAGTTAA